The following nucleotide sequence is from Pseudonocardia sp. C8.
GCCGGTCGCGGCGCGACGGCCCCCGGCCGGCCCGCCCACCGGCGGCCGCCCTGCGCCGGATGGCCCTGTCCGGCACGTCGTACGGCCGTACGGTGACGTCCGTCCCGCCGCCCGTCGCGACCGTGCCCGTGAGCGGTCGCGCACCGGAGGTGCCGACCCCGGACGGCCCTGCACCGATCGGTAACCTCCCGCCCTGTGCCCGACGTCCACGCAGCGTCCGACGCCCGTGCCGAGGCGGGGGCGGCACCGGTGACCGGTGACCAGCTCCCGGACCGGCCGGCGACCGTCCGCCCGGTCGACGTCGCCCTGCTCGCCCGAGTCGCGGGGGCCGAGCTGAACCCGCGCACCGCCGGTGCCGGGCCCGGCCCGCTGCTCGACCCGGCCACCGGCCCGCACGCCGTCACCGGGGCCACGCTGCGGGCCGCGTCGATCCGGTCCGGGGACCTGTTCGCCGCGCTGCCCGGGACCCGCGCGCACGGCGCCGACTTCGCGGCCCAGGCGATCGCCGGCGGTGCCGCCGCGGTGTTCACCGACCCGGACGGCGCCGAGCGGCCGGAGATCCGGCACTCCCGGCTGCCGGTGCTGGTCCACCCGCACCCGCGCGAGGTCCTCGGCCCGGTCTCGGCGGCGGTCTACGGCGAGCCGACCGCCCGGCTGCGCGTGCTCGGCGTCACCGGCACCTCCGGCAAGACGACCGTCGGGCACCTCCTGGAGGCCGGCCTGACCGCGGCCGGGCGGGCCACCGGCCTGCTCGGCACCGTCCGCACCCGGGTGCAGGTGCCCGGCCACCCGCCGCGCGCGCTGCCCAGCGCGTTCACCACCCCGGAGGCACCCGACCTGCAGGCGCTGTTCGCGGTGATGGTGGAGGCCGGGGTCACCGACGTGGCGATGGAGGTGTCCAGCCACGCGCTGGCACTCGGCCGGGTTGGCGGGTCCCGGTTCGCCGTCGGGGCGTTCACCAACCTCTCCCAGGACCACCTGGACTTCCACCCGACGATGGCGGACTACTTCGAGGCCAAGGCCCGGCTGTTCGACGGCCGCGAGGCCGCCCGGCACGGCGTCGTGTGCGTCGACGACGAGTGGGGCCGCCAGCTGGCCGGCCGCCGGCCGGACGCGGTCACCGTCAGCTCGGACCCGGGCAACACCTACGCCACCTGGACGGTGCGCGACCTCGCCGCCCACCCGGACGGCACCCAGACCTTCACCGCGATCGGCCCGCAGGGGCTGGCCCAGCCGGTGACCCTGGCCCTGCCCGGCCGCTACAACATCGCGAACGCGCTGGTGGCGCTGGCCTGCCTGGACGCGGACGGGATCCCGCCCGCGGTCGCCGCCGAGGGCTTCGCCCGGCTGTCGGTGCCGGGGAGGATGCAGCGGGTGGACGCCGGGCAGCCCTGGCTGGCCGTCGTCGACTACGCGCACAAGCCCGCCGCCGTCGCCGCCCTGCTGGACGCGCTGCGCGCCCAGCTCCGCCCGCACGCGCGGGTGATCACGGTGCTGGGCTGCGGCGGGGACCGCGACACCGGCAAGCGCCCGCTGATGGGTGCGGCCGCCGCGATCCGCTCGGACCTGCTGGTGATCACCGACGACAACCCGCGCAGCGAGGAGCCGGCCTCCATCCGCACGGCGATGCTGGAGGGTGCGATGCACGAGCCTGCCCGCGGTGACGTGATCGAGATCGGCGACCGGCGCAGCGCGATCACCTACGCGGTGCGCTCGGCGCGCCCCGGCGACGCGGTGGTGATCGCCGGCAAGGGCCACGAGACCGGTCAGGAGGTGCACGGGGTCAAGTACCCGTTCGACGACGCGGACGAGCTGGTCACGGCGATCCGGGCGGCCTCATGACGGAGAGCGGCAGGACGGGAGGACGGACGGAACCGGTGGAGGCGTTCGGGCGATGATCGAGATGACGCTGGCCGAGGTCGCGACCGTGACCGGCGGCACGCTGCACCGGATCACGGAGGCGGAGGCCGAGGCCACGGCGGTGACCGCCGTCGAGTTCGACTCGCGCCGGGTCGGCCCGGGCGGGCTGTTCCTCGCGCTGCCGGGGGAGCGGGCCGACGGCCACGACTTCGCCGCCGGCGCGGTCACCCGCGGCGCGGCGGCGGTGCTGGCCGGCCGGCCGGTCGACGCGCCCGCGGTGATCGCGCCGCCGGTCGAGGCGCGCGACGCCGGTACCTACCTGGGCGCGGTCGACCCGGACGGGCACGGCGCCGCCGTGCTCGCCGCGCTGGGCCGGCTGACCCGGCACGTGCTGGGCGCGCTGCCCGGGCTGGCCGTCGTCGGGATCACCGGCAGCGCCGGCAAGACCTCCACCAAGGACCTGGTGGCCGCGGTGCTGGCACCGCTGGGCCGCACGGTCGCACCCCCCGAGTCGTTCAACAACGAGCTCGGCACCCCGTACACGGCGCTGCGGGCGGACGCGACGACCCGGCACCTCGTGCTGGAGTTCTCCGCCCGCGGTGCCGGGCACATCGCCGCGCTGTGCGCGGT
It contains:
- a CDS encoding UDP-N-acetylmuramoyl-L-alanyl-D-glutamate--2,6-diaminopimelate ligase, coding for MTGDQLPDRPATVRPVDVALLARVAGAELNPRTAGAGPGPLLDPATGPHAVTGATLRAASIRSGDLFAALPGTRAHGADFAAQAIAGGAAAVFTDPDGAERPEIRHSRLPVLVHPHPREVLGPVSAAVYGEPTARLRVLGVTGTSGKTTVGHLLEAGLTAAGRATGLLGTVRTRVQVPGHPPRALPSAFTTPEAPDLQALFAVMVEAGVTDVAMEVSSHALALGRVGGSRFAVGAFTNLSQDHLDFHPTMADYFEAKARLFDGREAARHGVVCVDDEWGRQLAGRRPDAVTVSSDPGNTYATWTVRDLAAHPDGTQTFTAIGPQGLAQPVTLALPGRYNIANALVALACLDADGIPPAVAAEGFARLSVPGRMQRVDAGQPWLAVVDYAHKPAAVAALLDALRAQLRPHARVITVLGCGGDRDTGKRPLMGAAAAIRSDLLVITDDNPRSEEPASIRTAMLEGAMHEPARGDVIEIGDRRSAITYAVRSARPGDAVVIAGKGHETGQEVHGVKYPFDDADELVTAIRAAS